A window of the Desulforapulum autotrophicum HRM2 genome harbors these coding sequences:
- a CDS encoding electron transfer flavoprotein subunit alpha/FixB family protein, whose product MKPIAVVVEHDGKRILPVTHELIHLATLLANGIHAPIVLVIPGTDQPDMAAELARLGMRTICLAITGIDGYNSGAYKTALAELFATLSPSHILVAHTATGRDFAPGLAVRLNGTAIAGVNNLLWEDGVPLFSRPIFNGAKNALIQANKTPCIAMVQPSAFLSPEVPASAPLPGPIETMEIKFSDPGIKRLGTRSADKRGDDLERATVIVSAGRGLGSRENLGAVEGFAALFPNAAMGVSRPLVDDGWMPYRFQVGITGARVSPEVYIACGISGSSQHLAGIMGSKTIVSINSDPNAAIFNHSDYCIVADILTFISAFEAIAASVNDPDR is encoded by the coding sequence ATGAAACCCATCGCGGTTGTTGTCGAGCATGACGGTAAAAGAATCCTTCCCGTCACCCACGAACTGATACATCTGGCAACCCTTCTGGCAAACGGAATCCATGCCCCGATTGTGCTGGTGATTCCGGGAACAGACCAGCCAGATATGGCAGCAGAACTTGCCCGCCTGGGAATGCGGACTATTTGTCTTGCCATAACAGGCATTGACGGATACAACAGCGGGGCATACAAGACGGCCCTGGCTGAACTGTTTGCCACGCTTTCACCTTCCCACATCCTTGTTGCCCACACGGCAACGGGAAGGGATTTTGCACCGGGCCTTGCCGTACGGTTAAACGGCACCGCCATTGCCGGGGTGAACAACCTGTTATGGGAAGATGGTGTGCCCCTTTTTTCAAGGCCCATTTTCAATGGTGCAAAAAACGCCCTGATCCAGGCAAACAAAACCCCCTGCATTGCCATGGTCCAACCCAGTGCGTTCTTATCCCCAGAGGTTCCGGCATCGGCTCCCCTTCCCGGCCCCATTGAAACCATGGAAATCAAATTTTCAGACCCAGGAATTAAACGCCTGGGCACCCGTTCTGCCGACAAAAGAGGAGATGATCTTGAACGAGCCACGGTGATTGTTTCCGCAGGAAGGGGGCTTGGCTCAAGGGAGAACCTCGGTGCCGTGGAGGGATTTGCCGCACTTTTTCCCAACGCCGCCATGGGAGTATCCCGGCCACTGGTGGACGATGGATGGATGCCCTACCGGTTCCAGGTGGGCATCACCGGCGCCAGGGTTTCCCCCGAGGTGTACATTGCCTGCGGCATCTCAGGATCTTCCCAGCACCTTGCCGGCATCATGGGTTCAAAAACCATTGTCAGCATCAATTCAGACCCCAATGCCGCCATATTCAACCACTCGGATTACTGCATTGTCGCAGATATCCTGACCTTTATCAGCGCCTTTGAGGCCATTGCCGCATCAGTTAACGATCCAGACCGCTGA
- the pncB gene encoding nicotinate phosphoribosyltransferase: MIQSILDNDLYKFTMQQAVHMLYPRVDVEYEFINRSNTPFPKDFAQRLQVEVQGMKNFRLTPEEKEYLDKTCYFMTPVYLDFLEHYTFDPDEVTVSQTNSELSVTIKGPWYRTILWEVPLMAIISELYFVMTNARPLPDEQIRVINLNKAKILSCNNIRYADFGTRRRFSSSGHEALIRDILALEHNTLIGTSNVNLARLFNIKPIGTMAHEWIMFHGVLNGYRMANPTAVAAWATAFHGHLGIALTDTFTTDIFLSTFDTLHAKLFDGVRHDSGDPIAFIDRIVDHYKKLHIDPITKTIVFSDGLDIDKAVHIHNHCINRIRDSYGIGTNLTNDVGVTPLNMVIKLAKCRTAPEKDWHNAIKLSDDKGKHTGDSEELAHCIKVLERGM, translated from the coding sequence ATGATCCAGAGCATCCTTGATAATGACCTGTACAAATTTACCATGCAACAGGCCGTGCATATGCTATATCCCCGCGTGGATGTGGAATATGAATTTATCAACCGCTCCAATACGCCTTTTCCCAAAGATTTTGCACAAAGACTCCAGGTTGAAGTACAGGGAATGAAAAATTTCCGGCTGACCCCGGAGGAGAAGGAGTATCTTGATAAAACCTGTTACTTCATGACCCCGGTATACCTGGATTTTCTAGAGCACTACACCTTTGATCCCGATGAAGTCACCGTTTCCCAGACCAACAGTGAACTGTCGGTTACCATCAAGGGGCCCTGGTACCGAACCATTCTCTGGGAAGTGCCACTCATGGCCATCATCAGTGAGCTTTATTTTGTCATGACCAATGCCCGGCCCCTGCCCGACGAACAGATCCGGGTCATTAACCTCAACAAGGCAAAAATCCTGAGTTGCAACAACATTCGCTATGCTGATTTCGGCACCCGGCGGCGGTTTTCATCCTCGGGTCACGAGGCATTAATCCGGGATATCCTGGCCCTTGAGCATAACACCCTCATCGGCACCAGCAACGTCAATCTGGCCAGACTTTTCAACATCAAACCCATCGGCACCATGGCCCATGAATGGATCATGTTCCATGGCGTACTCAACGGCTACAGAATGGCAAATCCCACAGCCGTTGCGGCCTGGGCAACGGCATTCCACGGACACCTGGGTATTGCCCTGACTGACACTTTTACAACGGATATTTTCCTTTCCACCTTTGATACCCTCCATGCCAAACTCTTTGACGGGGTCCGCCATGACTCAGGAGATCCCATCGCCTTTATCGACAGGATTGTGGACCACTACAAAAAACTGCACATCGATCCCATCACAAAGACCATCGTTTTTTCAGACGGGCTTGACATTGACAAGGCTGTTCACATTCACAACCACTGCATTAACCGGATACGAGATTCCTACGGCATCGGCACCAACCTTACCAATGATGTCGGCGTTACCCCCCTTAACATGGTGATCAAGCTTGCAAAGTGCAGAACCGCCCCTGAAAAGGATTGGCACAACGCCATCAAGCTTTCCGATGATAAGGGCAAACACACGGGTGACAGCGAGGAGCTGGCCCACTGCATCAAGGTGCTTGAACGGGGAATGTGA
- a CDS encoding histidine phosphatase family protein, with the protein MGTIWLIRHGQACFGDDEYDALSATGFRQAEALGHYFARSKTAFDAVYAGSMKRQTDTAKRTMSLAWNESSLSRQSPWEPAILPEFNEYDFMAIINSQLPALVAEDPAFREKSKKIFTDDPTFVALFSLMFKRWVSGQYDIPGAETFEQYKKRIHRGISRIIAKNGTGRQIAVFTSGGVIAVLVQKALNLSMAVTMETGWQICNASISRLTYDENKLTMAGFNSVAHLRMDPEQDLITYR; encoded by the coding sequence ATGGGGACCATCTGGTTGATACGCCATGGTCAGGCGTGTTTTGGTGATGACGAGTATGATGCGCTTTCAGCCACGGGATTTCGCCAGGCCGAAGCCCTGGGACACTATTTTGCCAGGTCAAAAACAGCCTTTGACGCTGTTTACGCAGGCAGCATGAAGCGTCAGACAGACACGGCAAAGCGGACCATGTCCCTTGCCTGGAATGAATCGTCACTCTCCCGGCAATCCCCATGGGAACCTGCCATTCTTCCCGAGTTCAACGAGTACGATTTCATGGCCATCATTAACAGCCAGCTGCCAGCCCTGGTGGCTGAGGACCCGGCCTTCAGGGAAAAAAGCAAAAAGATATTCACGGATGACCCAACCTTTGTGGCGCTGTTCAGCCTTATGTTCAAACGGTGGGTCTCGGGGCAATACGATATCCCCGGTGCTGAAACATTTGAACAGTACAAAAAACGCATACACAGGGGCATTTCCAGAATAATCGCGAAAAATGGAACGGGCAGGCAGATTGCCGTATTTACCTCGGGGGGCGTTATCGCAGTCTTGGTGCAAAAGGCGCTCAACCTTTCCATGGCAGTCACCATGGAGACCGGCTGGCAGATCTGCAATGCCTCCATCAGCCGGTTAACCTATGATGAAAACAAGCTTACCATGGCCGGATTCAACTCTGTTGCCCACCTCAGGATGGACCCAGAGCAGGACCTGATCACATACCGATAA
- a CDS encoding electron transfer flavoprotein subunit beta/FixA family protein, whose protein sequence is MNILVCIKQVTTSPQGHTFAMNRFDEYALEAAIQIKEQFQDQGHGAVVDVVTVGRKKAEEVIKRAFGMGADNGYHIVVEKDQTPGVTAELIFQTLGQTLGQTMGLPHHSTPGNHTYDLVLTGMISQDAMEGLTGPILAERMGIACATGVIKISLVSGTSDITVERELDRGERECLAIKLPALLTVQAGMNTPRYPTLSKLLKAGSKKITTVIVPQDKLFKEDQTVIRLQEPTKSRSGTLLEGSVEDKAEALFSILRKRGVI, encoded by the coding sequence ATGAATATTCTTGTATGCATAAAACAGGTAACAACGAGCCCCCAGGGCCACACCTTTGCCATGAACCGCTTTGACGAGTATGCTCTTGAGGCGGCAATTCAAATAAAAGAGCAGTTTCAGGACCAGGGACATGGAGCGGTTGTGGATGTGGTTACCGTGGGCCGTAAAAAAGCCGAAGAAGTTATTAAACGAGCCTTTGGCATGGGTGCTGACAACGGCTATCACATTGTTGTGGAAAAAGATCAGACTCCCGGAGTGACGGCAGAATTGATCTTTCAAACCCTGGGGCAAACCCTTGGACAAACCATGGGCCTGCCCCACCACTCCACACCAGGAAACCACACCTATGACCTTGTACTCACGGGCATGATCTCCCAGGACGCAATGGAAGGACTGACCGGACCCATCCTTGCCGAACGCATGGGCATTGCATGTGCCACGGGTGTTATAAAGATCTCCTTGGTTTCAGGAACCTCTGACATAACCGTTGAAAGGGAATTGGACCGGGGGGAACGCGAATGTCTGGCAATAAAACTTCCGGCCCTTTTAACCGTCCAGGCGGGCATGAATACCCCCCGGTATCCAACCCTTTCCAAGCTGCTCAAGGCCGGATCAAAAAAAATAACGACGGTTATCGTTCCCCAGGATAAACTTTTCAAAGAAGACCAGACCGTCATACGGCTCCAGGAGCCCACAAAAAGCCGTTCTGGAACCCTGCTTGAAGGAAGCGTCGAAGACAAGGCCGAAGCGCTCTTTTCCATTTTAAGAAAAAGGGGGGTCATATGA